GAAGTTTGGTTTATTGATAAGTTTGAATTACAAACCAATTTCTATTGGTACTCCGAGAATaaagtcaataattttattcttaatcatacatccaaaaaaaaaaaaaaagattgataaTGTTGATATAAAGATGCCATCATTATTAGTTGAAAAAATTCCATACAGCTTTGAGTCCTTTACCGTTACGGGTCACCCACAAATTACGccaagtattaaattttaacaaaaatttgtcccaaaaaaatgatagctctccaagcattcttttcatctcatctgatgtccttgtccatcactttaatattgaataaagaaggagtgttataagtttaaagtgtttaatttatctgtgcgtccgtgtgtttctcagtgacatcgcaGCCCtgaacggtcgaaccgacttgattgagaacattttatagctaagtttccaaaaatcggttaacaaaaaaaaatcgcatttgTTGAGGGTTTTTAgttgggtatgggtatgggtatgcaggctagcgggccatgctcgagcattgGGCCTCGAaacaatggttcagagcacctagtcaaatagacccttgtactctatccccgctacgcttttcagtggctattataaccaactgatgtactgaaacccaggatctgcctagcgctgagtttcctaatttcttctggttcgactatggccggaacAAACCATTTCCTCCGCtcctgtatgagcgccgggcagtaacagagaaagtggatcgatgtttcttctgaattttctccgcatctgtcacacgcgggagattgactttttccaatctgatgttggaacttgttcaggttatcatgccctgtgagtaactctacgacgactctaatatcagctctgtttagtttcaagatctcctcggctctgttaccgagcgagtttccttcacccaacaggcttttgacgattcgccctccctcgtagctggtccatgcctttaattgttgctttttcagattatctcctaatctgttaagatcttcttggtatggcatcctcgcaagcttttatgagtgggagccatggtggttcccagtttggtcAGCTTGTCTACTCTCTCATTACCcttccaaccagagtgtccggggatccaggtaatattgactttattgtgcctCGCCAGGTTGTTTAGACTAGGGTTTATAGttagtttgataaaaaatactgCCTCTTCAAAGACTCTTCCCTTTACACTtgaccaaatatattttattaacgaaTCTTCaaacagaatataaaaatatttattgatgttAAAGTATAATCAGTAACTACACAatgaatacaatattatatcaAACGATGACAATATTCTTCCTTTTATTATTCGGGGTTTCTCAGTAAACGAcaaaatattacgaaaaaaaaaaggaaaaaatataacGTAGTCAATTGAAAAAGTAAAGTTTAGTCGATCGTTTTAtacagaataaaaaaagaagatcAAAAGTTATACTTTTTTCAAGGAATTCtagtatttaaacttttatagttattttattgattgGGAAAATATTTCCTTTACATATCTATAGATATTAGAAATTAttagtttcaaacaaatttgaAGCGGATACGACTGTTAGAATCTAGATAAAAAggtagaagtttttttttggtttctgaactatttcaaatcattaatttttaattaaatataacatactcttcactgtaaaaaaattttctgaaattaaaaggcaaataatcttttattttttaaattgtaacgtGACTGTGATTCAGTTTGTCTGCCTGTGACATCGTGGCcactaaacggatgaaccgatttttttttttttaataatttggtaGTGAATGTTTGTAGCTCTCTTTCAAGCGCGAGTTTACagtttcgtacccgaaacaactagaaaagagacAATGAAACCTGTTGAGAAGGTTTTCTTCAGAGActgaagaaatatttacttgttataagaaccaCGATAATGAAAAGTAATTCTGCTCTAACTTCTATTTACGGTAAATAATTACCAAtttgtacataataatattacccGAGAActtccaaatttattattattagcattAAATTCGAGTGTTATTGTATTAATCGTATAGGTGAaacggttttattttattatttcgttaATTATAACCTCTTTTACAGCCACAGCTTTACTTAAACAGCCACTTTCTTTTCCAGGAGTTGTCTGAAAATAATATAGTACGTTTTCGTGTTTATTTgcaacaagaaaatattttcgttaattttttaattttttacgtcATCTTAAAATTGGTAATTATCTGATTTCTTCTGTGTTCTAATAAGAGGATAATCGACTAATCAGGTTGTCGACATGGATATAACATTCAACAAAGTGGTATTtctatagaaaatttcaaatgtcgAACTACAGACTAAACTTTGCGATAAAAGTCGATAGTTTCGAAAGAACTACTATCATTacgttaagaaaatttttaagctaGCACTATTAGAAAATTTCAGACCCAAAAATTGAAAGGACAGCTCTCTCAATAACGACCTTGCTCGCTGGAACTACACTCgcacaaattattgaaaatgaaacaacAAAGTAAATTTTCGGGTCAGTATGTCGGGTTTTCGGATCAAGACATTAAATTATGattagtttcaaataaaattgttgttaaacattcgaatttaaacttttgttcacaCTTTGTTATAACACAAAGATCACGTCTTAAATActattttgtttagaaaataaattgttttacactGGTATGTATGCGGTAAATGTTGTAATATTTAATCAAGCAGATGATGGATTTAAAACTTTTAGGCCACTACttgttaacaaaataatttctatagcATCTGTTATACTTAACTATAATTTGATAGAATAAACAAGCCTTGGGACTATGTAAATCTATTTGTAATGCAAATTAAtttatcgttattttattagttctaaagtatttttaactcccgaccaaaaagaggggtgttacaCGTTTAACGTATCTGTATATAAGCGTATCTGTATGTCTGACTGGggcatcgtagcttctaaactGGTGAATAGGTTTTGATTTGTATGCTTTTGCtttgtttgatatttaattttatcgagAGTGTTTTATGTTTCAtgttcgagtttagggtttcgcattctataacaactagaaaagaggtcaTCTTCCAACGGCTGGACAGATTATCTTAACGTATAGCCAATAACACAGTCTatgaaattacctttcaaacaagcaaatcaaaattggttcatccacTATAACAGGAATTTTGTTCAGACTATTTTGGATGGGTCTATTTTTCCGGTCTACTTTTTCCTAGATCCCCAGATTTATTTGGAATAGGTTATGTAGTATTAGCGAACATATTAGAGATATCTATGAAATTTGCAGTAAGATATCCcaaggtattaaaaaattgccaataattataataaataaactcaaagaaagaaattgtgaacaaaaagagGAACAAGTGAGGGCAAGGAGGTAAAGGCTTTAAGCAGTCgttgtttcaaaatttgaaatttccaaGTGAATTGGGCGAGTAACTTCTAGTTGAATATAAAATGGcttatgaaattttcattatacgTAGATAGACAGATAGACGGCCGCTTCAAAACGATAAATCCttttttttgtcgaaaacaACATAAAATCATTTGAGCTTCTATGTCTAAATATGCTGAAATAAAACGCTTCTATGCTAAATTAAAACGCAATGATGATATATGGACCCTTAATAATTGACATCTTTGACAAATTTCTATTTGTCCTGGAACGCCACGCGTCCATACGAGAAGAGATATATGCCTCTTGGTGTACTTTTTGGGGATAAAAATTAATCCGGCTTCGCTGTTTGTTTTAAGCATATTTTGTCTATTCATTTCTTTAAACAGCACTAAACATGCTAGAGACTGTTGTTCTAGGTCCGTCAAACCttctataaatttgattatattatcaaatttctcTGTTATAGCATCTGTGATTCTTAAAGTCTTCTGCATAGTATCATTCAAATGATCATGAAACTGATTCGGAAAATTTTTCGCAAAATTCTTAAGTTGTTCATCCCCACCATTATTCAAAATCATATTCGTCCATAAGTCTTTGatcttatttgaataattttcaatttttacatttaaattttttaagtcattCTTTGCAGGTGACCTTTGAATACCTGAagctaataaaataacatttaacgAATACAAATCATTTATCAATTTCATCTCGTTATACAAAGTTTCTAAACCattcaaattttgttctttgGGTTGAAGTGTGATAAATTggatgattttttgaaaatgtttcaattcTTTATAGCCATCATTATAcgatttattgattatttttgatattgaaattgattttaaatcttTAGAATATTTAACAGCCTCTTCAATGTTCCCAAGTTTAATTTTAGAGACGCATAATTCGATAAGAGCAGTTTGTAAGCTTTCCAAGGCTGTATTCAATAATTTACCTAAATCTTGTAAATCATTTCGTAATTTATCCAATTCTTTTTTATGTTCTTGTGATAAAGCCTGTTCTATATTATTACTATTCTTCTCAAATTTATCAAGTAAGTCATTGTACATATTTTGCCAAATTACAATTTCATTGATGGatcctttatttaaatttaaactgttCTTGAAATGTTTAATTCCACATTGAATTACTTTTATCAGTTCGTTACAATTATTCGAATCGGTTTCATCCAGGgtacatttaattgatttacTTTCACTTGTTGATTgtgaaagtatattttttatttcattctttaaatttgttaatttatccTTTGAAATTGTACAGTTAAGTCTATTTTGCATTGATCTTATTGTGCGTGTTTTGGACTCTTTGgattgtaaactaaaaattctctgtattgttttgaaatcatcatcaattttattgaattgatataaaattgtttttatttcattatcagTTAGTGAGACGTCATTTTTGAAGGTGTGTTTTGCCTCACTGCTAGAAATATTTGATAAGTATGTTTCAGGTGAAATCAATCCGTAAGTTGATTGAGGTACAATTGTTATGATTATCACagatataattatttctttaatgtAGTTGCCTTTGTTCCAGTGTGCGCCCATTTTTTGTCAATGataatctataataatataaataattttaaaatggtaatAATCCAGTTAATCAAGATTTTTTACGTCTAAGCAcatattaaagaattttaagcGACGAAAAAGCGTGCGATGGTGAACCCGGAAGCTAGtacctaaaatataaattatagtaaaaacttttttacctataagattatttttaatcactttATATTCCATAAAAAGTTGCACTATAATAAAACTTCACACCATAAAGATAATTTTCTGTTAACCATGTCAAATCGATGtcaaataaaaactgaataattaaattaaaaaaaatgatgataaataaTAAGGATGTTAAAAAATCGCTGAAATATGATGACCATTACTCTAATCAgttgttaataatattgaaattgggaattttgaacataaaacagctataaataacaagtgaaaagaaacacttggctgagttaattgttgaaataccatgcatagtcagtgttgatttctttatcacataacacatacaaaactgtatagacagtgttgtttttttgacgtcacgtaaataacaaaagatattcacttttaaatagacacacacacaactgatattcctatattaatacatactataaaatttgcacctaattaacgccctcgtgggtaaacagtgatgtttaaaaaaaaatgtttcaaacaaaagttttttatttttttataaggaacattttttatatttaaacttttgttctatctctaacggtttacaagatgggtcctacggacccaagacccaattgacctatgatgctcatttacgaacttgaccttactttttacgtcctgagtacgctgtaaaaatttcagttcgatatattttttcgtttttgagttatcgtgtccacagacggacagacaaccggaaatggactaattaggtgattttatgaacagctatgacaaaatttttttcctagcatcattatttttaagcgttacaaacttgggactaaacttaatatactatgtatattttatatatgcatggtataaaaatgtatacacgtaaaataaatcaatgtaTTTAAAAGAGTAAAATCAAAATGACCCCTAATGTAATCAATttctgataattaaaaaaaaaaacccagcAATACAAGTGTAGACTGTTAAGCACAAGAGatttaagtaacatttttttgacttattattattaaaaattgctaaaaaattgttgaaaaaattttttttttaaattgttaaaaaatattgattttgctaGGAATACAAATTAGCaatctttttgtaatttaaggcACCATATTTAattcctttaaatttttttgttttaagtttatcTTTGAAcctaaatttttagaaatctgTTTTACTACTTAAACTCTTTGATTTTCTCTtgggatgaaccgattttaatttttgttttatttgaaaggtaatttaatggagagtgtcctTTCTAGTGGTTATCAGGTAGGGAACTGTGGACTCGAATTTAaaacacagctaagaacactctcaatcaaacaaaacaaaaaagaatcgcTTAATCTGTTTAGGACCTGTTTTGCCACAGGCAAACACACAGACATACAGATACACAGGCACAAATTCGTGTTCGATGACAAATATCTAACAaaaagttttgagaaattcgtTTGACTCTACTTTAAATTTGCAAGatccataaaattgttaatattgatttttttctttctttttcaggtaagttttaattcaaaataatttacttaatgaTTGGGTCTATGGTAAGTTGTTTATGATTAATATTTGAACTATGCTTGGgttgttttatcgaggccaaaatttaaaaaacttcctATGCACGTTGATtccaatgcaaaaaaataagaaatattggctttgatattttttttttcttacgacCTTTTCGTTAAAACTTTTGagacacataaaaatttattgtaagtaacattatttaaaaaaaaaatttatcaaaacagtatttttatgagtttataatataaaaaagaaattatgtgaataaaaatgattgagataaataaaactattatttatagcaactctgatattttatgaaaaatgatatcagATAATGAaagtacttatttatttataaacaattgttaTAGTATCACACGAAAGTTTTTAGTTTAAGATAAAAGCAATGaaaaatctaattatttataGTTTCTTATCTGCTGCTGCTTAGTACTTAAATTGTACAACAAAAGTCATAAACTTGACAATCACTTTAATTCCAATGGAAATAAAAACTTGGTAATGCAGAGAAATGTGCGATTTCGAAAATTCTATAAagcaaaaatcaataattttttaaaattattatttgtttatcaataaaaaatacatcatttgagaaaaataaataaataaaattttgagaaagttTATTTCGTAAGATAGAACCTAGTCGGATCTTTATAAACTTGTTtaggaatattttttcatatgagttttactaaaaaatatatgtatcgGGAGTCAACTGTACAAGAATAATAGATCACCAAAAATTGAACCACTGAGAGAATGGAACAAAAGTGATTCAAATCTAACGGATTGTGATGAATAACTTTGAAAAATGTCATCTCGAAGAATGTGTTCGCCTAAGTGAACGTCATGTCACTGCAGTTATTTTTTGAACTCAGTCACGTTATAACAATTTAagttaagaatttaaaattaataattcccttgaaaatttatataattttctttaatgattatattcattttgagatgataaaaaataatttattaaaattgattggtATTTGTTctacagcgttttcaaaatcacacacttTACTTCTCCATccgttataaatataaatattttgatgaaataataattcttatcacatttacaaatatttacatagacaattttaattatattgtctTGTTTAGGATTTTGGAAAATCCTTTCTGATACGAAATAACAAGAAATACTTATATATTCGTTTTTTAACCTCAGAATACCCCCATGAAAATGTGGAAAATAGGTGCTCGGGAATGTAATCCAATTGACAATATGCTATAAGCTAAAGGAAAATTGAAATAGccctattatatttatttttcaagccTTATCTTACAGAAAAATCGTAAAGAAGTGGTAAAAGAGGTTTGGGTTTTTcaattacacacaaaaaatttgatgtcCTCCATAAAAACGGTCCAATGGgagttttaaagtttaaaattatctaccgaacggatattttaaattgtcgATAGATGAActtaaactttgtaaaaacAAGACAGTTCAAGAGATGATTCTTTCGACAGTGTTTGAATCCTATTGGCGCGTTTAATAGGGATTTCCAGAAACTTTTTACGAAAGAACACAACAGTTTAAAAGCGTAGATATCGTGTGAAGTTCCATATCAATTACAGTAAAACTTTCACAAACAtttcgctttttttttcttctatattatataaatttcaaaataaataacaattctatttttgttatttttctaaaaaaaaaaaaaaacatacaaaaaaaacaacaactcgTATATAGAAAAcgagtataataaataaaatacaaaatgctTGTTGTTTTTTAACAGTAACACAAATATATACGTAGACGACACAAAACTCTGTAACAAAcgataaaaaaggaaaaaaaaacgtaacacATACCTTAAGAACACCTGAGtaacacaaaatatataaactgtaaaaaaaataacctagtaacttttaacaaatatattttggtcAAGGATCAAACGCAATTTTCCAAAGCTTTTAGGGTAAGTACTAAGAAGTAGAAAATAGTTATTTCTAATAGTCATATATGAATCATGAGTCACTCATATATATTGCAGAAGCTGGAGTTGCTCAAATCAAATTATGAAGAATGTTTCGGAgtacctcaagcttttacaaataatcatgAATGAGTGactaattgaaataattatttttgtttttttaatcaaattacacTAGTCAACACCAGTGGCGTCTTTACGACATTTTCTTAGGGGGGGTAATAACTTCAAGAAGTCGCCTTGTAACTATAAGAGAGggttaaaggaaaaaaaattgactagTGTCTAGGTAATGCAGAACCCCGCTCCGTTGAGCTTCGGCCGATGTCGGTTTCCATCGTGCGCGGTCGTTTTGTCTGACCGTTACCCTGGTTATAACACAATACGACGGTAAAGTAGAACCTCCTGTAAGGTTAAGTGTAAACAAAAAGTTCGTTCTCTTCAAATTTCGGTGATAAATTCCCATTTTAAAACGGAgattcaaataaatgtataattcttattgttaaaaaataattgattgaaataaatctAACATTTTCCGCAAGATCCAACGATATTTACGAATCTAAAATTCCATTTTCTCTAGAATGGTCCAGAATAAAcctgttttatttgatttcctgCACCAAAACAGATATTTCATAACGAGAACTAAGACAAATTAAAGACTAAAGAATTTTGTGAGAAAACGTTTTTGAGTCAAAAAAACTTGCTTCCGGTATACCAAGTTCtctgaattttggaaaattaaatgcGCGGAATGGGAAAGTCGGAATTCTCGTAACAGACTTGGAAGGATATTTAAATCTGATTTTCGatacaataattgaattatgaCTCTGGGAACTAACTACTACCGAAGGaagatttgattttgttttctctTTAAGATTCCTCAATTCCATTGTTTTTgtcaaacttcaaattttatttgagacccgattttcgtttttgtttcctGATTTCTGGGGGGGGGTAGTTACCCCTATTACCCCTCCCCCGTAAATACGCCCATggtcaacacaaattttttcacagaagcatgactttactttttgaaaagtttttgacgTGCTGAATATGAATCTGAGCGCAAAATTGCTTCAGCACGTCACGTTATAGAGAAATTCGTCCCTGAAcatgaaaaaaacttgtttttcttcttaattCGAGGTCATATTTCACCAGTGAATATTTTTTCCTCACGAAAGCATTTACGCCATCAGAAAATACCATTAATTCCCCCTCAAAAACCATTTTCCAAAGTCTTTTTCCAAGAAATAGAAtaggtaatatataaatatataagtatagaagtaataattaattaattagtagtaatacaatgtataggtattttaactataataaatgtcATCTGATTTCTCGAAGAGCAAAAAGGATatcagaatgattcaaaaagtatttaggAAGAGGAAGGAAAaggaaattttccaatttttcatatgaaaaaataattacatagtgGCGTTACGGAATTTCAAATATaaccaaaaaacgaatttttccctattttaactaaaaatatttcgaaaaccttatGTATTAGAGAAATTCTGAATTCGAATTCGAATTTAGCACCCTCTAAAACTACAAGAAATGTCTGTCGCATcaatgtgacaaaaaaaaaaaatcaaatcttgtTGACCAGTGTTATTTGACACTCGTATCATGGAGGTGCATAAAAAAACCAGTTTGCCATATTAAATTTAGAATGACGTCATTTAGCTGACTATCCTTTGTTATCAAATCTAAACGGGGATTCAAAATTCCAGTTCAATCGGattcatgttttaaaattcaGTTTCAAGCTTTGCCTCGAACCAACAGACATATATGCATGCGAACATTGCacaataataaaagcttgttatataacaattttcccCGAACAACTTGAATGctatacataaacaaaaaaaagttttaattaaaagttgtattTGACGTAAGTCtgcacattttcattttttattttgacgttCTCAAATCAAAGGCAACTGTGATTTGTTATTTCTTAAGATCACCTTTTTTTATATGCTATTAATAAACCAGCACTCTCATTGTAAGCAATCTGCTCAcgctttattttaaacattaataacttttttctatccTATCTATCATACAATTTCATTtccaaattatgaattttttcaacttgtctatagttttaaaaacatattattgcCAAACGattcagaaattgtgaaaatttctctcatcacgtgGCTTAAGATggaagaaaacaaatttaattttgggaAATTTCCGGGCCTATTCGTATACTTTcgtaaatttactttatttgtcaaaaatattgcaatatcataatttttaattgtgtaataattttagtgctaataattaaaaattatcaattaattttacctAGGTCTACGAAAGTCACGAACAAAAGAAAAAGGACAGCTTCTCAAATCTGGAAACTTTATGAAATAACTGTCAAATTCTACGCATAACCCTAGACTTATatataaactgtaaaaaaaaaacatagtaacttttaacaaaatagaatagcaataaaatttacagacaacttttatgtgttttatatatgaatgtgttAGGTTTATTTGGAGTGGTTTGAGAGGGGGGGGGGAATGTAAGATGGTGTTTGGTGGTGTCATAAGGAGTAAAATTCTTTTTAGTATTTGACATTTTATCTCTAtgtgagtgttttttttttgttttaaatggtccataaaataatatttttaatgaaaaatgtctTCATTAAATCTCTAGtgtaaagtattatattttaggGAGTGAGTATTTAAATGAGGCCCCACCCTCCTTGtaaattttacgataaaaagCCTTGTGAAATCTTAATACCTGTGAAATATATAGCCCTATCAGTTGCTTTGGAGCAGGGTTCGATATCATAGCACCAATTAGAGAAGAGATATTGCCAAATGGTTGCGTATCGCAACATGCAAGTAGACAGACATGGACAATCTGCCAACTTGCTCAAAATCTCGTCCACCAATCTTTTCACTCATGATTTTTGGCAAAACTTTGAGAACGCTTATGTTCCTTGGATTGGATTGAAGGTACGAGGAAGAAACTTTACGTAAAGTGCCTGTTAGGGCCATTGGTACCTATTTTTCCAGGTTTTTGCGGTGCACAATGTCTGTGAAAAACttggaattttttcaattagGAAGGTTTCCTGTTACATATCCTGTTACAAGCTCAAGTCTTGGTTCAAAACTATACATAGAatgaatagtaataaaatttcatgccACACCGGTTTTTCCCGTGCATCACTTGAAgccatatatataaaaaaatgcttttaatatttaaaccatGACAATAATATTTCCTGTCGCGCATGGCTTCGACATCATAGCGGATTTCGTCAGAATAAAGCAGAATATTATAgtgattttatatttgtttattaagttGAAATTGCCCATCGATGCGGTCGGATAGTTGACAGTTTATTGTATCAAGTAACATTAAATCATGACTACTATGGCTTCTTTTTAATCTTATAGTTTTTTGTAATActtaagataaataatatttgggaCCACAAAGGAAAagttattatatattcaaaaataaacatttcttaaattatttacttggaaataaaacataaaatatattttctatagttttttctttctatttgacCAGAGAAAAGTGTCATGATTATTAtgaatatcttttatattttcataaatagaaaatttatttttgtagtctAGGagagtatattattatattaccaaTGTTCTAAAAGAAATTCATaccaaactttctttttttcaacCCCCAGCTAACAACTAACAAAGAGGAGTGTCATAAATTGAAtatgtctgtgtatctgtgtatctgtgtgtctgtctgtggcatcgtagttaCCAAACAAATGatccgatttaaattttttgaacaactGAGCTAATTTTCTTGACACATAGCAGAGCCAAACAATCTTGATCAAAtcacctttcaaaaaaaaaacaaccaaaatCGTTTAATCtgtttagaagctacgatgccacaaacgaatcgatcaaacCGGATTTTGTGTcggtggtttttttaatttaaattatttctagagCAAACaagatagaaatatttttcagatttaTAATTTGCGTACCAATGAAAAACTTGATTATGGCCACGTGTTCATAGGATTGAGCCTCTAAAGTTAACTTAGTTTTAAGAGTTTTTCACCTTACCACTTTATGCAAATGCGCTTATTTAActttcacaaaatttataatctcTGCATTGTCGTTTGTCGAAAAGACGtaaggattttttaattttgacaacTTTAGATGCTTCTTTTAAGCCACCTAGAAAAACGTAGCACCAATAAACTCAAAGAGGGAAAGTTTCTTTCGAATGCTTAATTAaccatttttttgattaaattcaaTTGCACAGTTTCAGTGATTATTCCAAAGGACCTGTATTTCAATGTTTTTCGCGTCAGATTATCCGAGCTTAACACAGTTCTTATCTTACTCTATTATGTAATAACctcaaagtttgaaaaaaatccattcttcgaaaataaacaataaggaatattttaacgcaaataatatacctaaacaaaaaaaaaaaaaatttctataaaatatgtttcttacTATTTAGATAAGAATTCTATTATCTATGTATGCGCGTGTacgaacttattttttttttgtgcggGTTTAATACTTGTGAGAATATcatttgttacacaaacaaaatcgattttcaattttatacttttctagtatagttttttataacattttttccagacaaaaataattttattttctgcttttgttcggtatatttattatacaattgtGTGTGATCCCATGCgacat
This genomic interval from Chrysoperla carnea chromosome 1, inChrCarn1.1, whole genome shotgun sequence contains the following:
- the LOC123290982 gene encoding uncharacterized protein LOC123290982, which produces MGAHWNKGNYIKEIIISVIIITIVPQSTYGLISPETYLSNISSSEAKHTFKNDVSLTDNEIKTILYQFNKIDDDFKTIQRIFSLQSKESKTRTIRSMQNRLNCTISKDKLTNLKNEIKNILSQSTSESKSIKCTLDETDSNNCNELIKVIQCGIKHFKNSLNLNKGSINEIVIWQNMYNDLLDKFEKNSNNIEQALSQEHKKELDKLRNDLQDLGKLLNTALESLQTALIELCVSKIKLGNIEEAVKYSKDLKSISISKIINKSYNDGYKELKHFQKIIQFITLQPKEQNLNGLETLYNEMKLINDLYSLNVILLASGIQRSPAKNDLKNLNVKIENYSNKIKDLWTNMILNNGGDEQLKNFAKNFPNQFHDHLNDTMQKTLRITDAITEKFDNIIKFIEGLTDLEQQSLACLVLFKEMNRQNMLKTNSEAGLIFIPKKYTKRHISLLVWTRGVPGQIEICQRCQLLRVHISSLRFNLA